The Devosia sp. A16 genome includes a window with the following:
- a CDS encoding ABC transporter permease codes for MTSALDAEPRPSSASTMDPAPRRSLTSFLLRGSTQVGLFLILVVLWAVFANLSPGFLSKFNLNSLLRSVAVDIVVGFAQMVVLATGGMNLSVGAIGVCAVMFSGYLMQVLGLPIPVAIAGTLALGALLGWLNGFAIVKTGVNSFVVTLASASLFSGGMLILTKAVPLNGLPPEFGAFGKSAVGPAIGSLPAIPSLAVVALLIGLGLYLLFKHSTLGRQILAVGANARAAEMSGIPVDRTIVFVHALSGVLAAAAALMLTARLAAAMPAVAGDDWLLPSFLAPVIGGTALSGGIVSVVGTVLGALLVSTIRSGLLVLEIGNFWLPLFLGAFLLAAILIERGRAAYVAREQARRA; via the coding sequence ATGACCTCTGCGCTTGACGCCGAGCCTCGACCGAGTTCAGCCTCGACCATGGACCCGGCCCCTCGCCGTTCGCTCACCTCATTCCTGCTGCGCGGCTCGACACAGGTCGGGCTGTTCCTGATCCTCGTGGTGCTGTGGGCGGTGTTCGCCAACCTCTCGCCCGGGTTCCTGTCGAAGTTCAACCTCAACTCGCTGCTGCGCTCGGTAGCGGTCGATATCGTGGTCGGTTTCGCCCAGATGGTGGTGCTGGCGACCGGCGGGATGAACCTTTCGGTTGGGGCGATCGGGGTCTGCGCGGTGATGTTCTCGGGCTACCTGATGCAGGTGCTGGGCCTGCCGATCCCGGTGGCGATTGCCGGTACGCTGGCGCTGGGGGCGCTGCTCGGCTGGCTCAATGGCTTTGCCATCGTCAAGACCGGGGTCAACAGCTTCGTGGTGACGCTGGCGAGCGCGAGCCTCTTCTCCGGCGGCATGCTGATCCTCACCAAGGCGGTGCCGCTGAACGGCCTGCCGCCGGAATTCGGTGCGTTCGGCAAGAGCGCGGTGGGCCCGGCGATCGGCAGCCTGCCGGCGATCCCCAGCCTCGCGGTGGTGGCGCTGCTGATCGGGCTCGGGCTCTACCTGCTGTTCAAGCACTCGACGCTGGGACGACAGATCCTCGCGGTAGGCGCCAATGCGCGGGCGGCCGAGATGAGCGGCATTCCGGTCGACCGCACCATCGTCTTCGTCCATGCGCTGTCAGGCGTCCTGGCGGCTGCCGCGGCGCTGATGCTGACCGCCCGGCTGGCGGCGGCGATGCCGGCGGTGGCGGGCGACGACTGGCTGCTGCCGAGCTTCCTCGCGCCGGTGATCGGCGGCACGGCGCTATCGGGCGGCATCGTTTCGGTGGTGGGAACGGTCCTCGGGGCCCTGCTGGTTTCGACCATCCGCTCGGGCCTGCTGGTGCTGGAGATCGGCAACTTCTGGCTGCCGCTGTTCCTCGGAGCGTTCCTGCTCGCGGCGATCCTGATCGAGCGCGGGCGTGCCGCCTATGTGGCGCGCGAGCAGGCGAGGCGAGCGTGA
- a CDS encoding sugar ABC transporter substrate-binding protein, translating into MQVTRMRGALAVGLALGVALSPLASMASDNKIALVPGGPHPYFAPWEQAAADAQKDFGIASVEYKVPAEWKLELQTELFESLAAQGYAGIGYFPGDAVGVNSTIAELKGSDIPAVALGGCAQDPTDTAFCMATDVYASAYLGTKALIEAMGGKGAVVHLAGLLVDPNTTLRVQAVEKAVAETNGAVTLLQTLGDTDNQEQGDQKINALLAAQKDQIGGMIATGYISSVVAATALKNLGDKKIKLIGIDDDKIVLDGIKDGFVSGTMAQNPYGQGYIGAYAVDLLAEGCTVKADAPFITTPQTAKFIDSGTLLINAANLESYKDDLKKLTGELQASFKDKFLSCP; encoded by the coding sequence ATGCAGGTTACCCGTATGCGCGGCGCGCTCGCCGTGGGCCTCGCCCTGGGCGTGGCTTTGTCGCCGCTCGCTTCGATGGCGTCGGACAACAAGATCGCCCTCGTGCCGGGCGGTCCGCACCCGTATTTCGCGCCTTGGGAGCAGGCTGCGGCGGATGCGCAGAAGGATTTCGGCATCGCCTCGGTCGAGTACAAAGTGCCGGCCGAGTGGAAGCTGGAGCTGCAGACCGAACTGTTCGAGAGCCTCGCGGCGCAGGGCTATGCCGGCATCGGTTACTTCCCGGGTGACGCGGTAGGGGTGAACTCGACGATCGCCGAGCTGAAGGGTTCCGATATCCCGGCCGTGGCGTTGGGCGGCTGCGCGCAGGACCCCACCGATACTGCGTTCTGCATGGCGACCGACGTCTACGCCTCGGCGTATCTGGGCACCAAGGCGCTGATCGAGGCGATGGGCGGCAAGGGCGCGGTGGTGCATCTGGCCGGGCTTCTTGTCGACCCCAACACCACGCTGCGCGTCCAGGCGGTGGAAAAGGCAGTGGCCGAGACCAATGGCGCGGTGACGCTGCTGCAGACGCTGGGGGATACCGACAACCAGGAGCAGGGCGACCAGAAGATCAACGCGCTGCTCGCCGCGCAGAAGGATCAGATCGGCGGCATGATTGCCACTGGCTACATTTCTTCGGTTGTCGCCGCGACGGCGCTGAAGAACCTCGGCGACAAAAAGATCAAGCTGATCGGCATCGACGACGACAAGATCGTGCTCGACGGCATCAAGGACGGCTTCGTTTCCGGCACCATGGCGCAGAACCCCTATGGCCAAGGCTATATCGGGGCCTATGCGGTCGACCTCCTCGCCGAGGGCTGCACGGTGAAGGCGGATGCGCCGTTCATCACCACGCCGCAGACGGCGAAGTTCATCGACTCGGGCACGCTGCTGATCAACGCGGCCAACCTCGAGAGCTACAAGGATGACCTCAAGAAGCTGACCGGCGAGTTGCAGGCGAGCTTCAAGGACAAGTTCCTGAGCTGCCCGTGA
- a CDS encoding alpha/beta hydrolase translates to MDDCNDGRPDRSRLRAELRLMLEAAERAGTLSNDRLGVVKARAASELSLAAYWDNKDELPQPLSFTIGDPAIRCRLYRGGDVDGTLLFLHGGGWMVGSLDTHDGAARALARAAGCNLLSVEYRKAPEHPFPAGLDDAERALRWVIAEGGSLGLGNRVILAGDSAGANIAAALALRARNAGIILAGQMLIYPATDLAHETASTAAFARGFFLSRATLRWYIANYLAGADPTDPEASPLLAPDLAGLCPTLLVTADHDPLRDEGRAYAARLSQAGNAVTFHEWPGTTHGFMIMAGVTPAARELIGVMGAWAREMWS, encoded by the coding sequence GTGGACGATTGCAACGACGGGCGCCCCGACCGGTCGCGCCTGAGGGCCGAACTGCGCCTGATGCTCGAGGCGGCCGAACGCGCCGGCACGCTCAGCAACGACCGGCTCGGGGTGGTGAAGGCACGCGCCGCCTCGGAACTGAGCCTCGCCGCCTACTGGGACAATAAGGACGAGCTGCCTCAGCCGCTCAGCTTCACCATCGGCGATCCCGCCATCCGCTGCCGGCTCTATCGGGGCGGCGATGTCGACGGCACCCTCCTGTTCCTCCATGGCGGCGGCTGGATGGTCGGCAGTCTCGACACCCATGACGGCGCCGCCCGCGCCCTTGCCAGGGCCGCCGGCTGCAACCTGCTCTCGGTCGAATATCGCAAGGCCCCCGAACATCCATTCCCGGCCGGCCTCGACGATGCCGAGCGGGCGCTGCGCTGGGTCATTGCCGAAGGCGGCAGCCTGGGCTTGGGCAACCGCGTCATCCTCGCCGGCGACAGCGCCGGCGCCAACATCGCCGCCGCCCTGGCGCTGCGCGCCCGCAATGCCGGCATCATCCTCGCCGGCCAGATGCTGATCTACCCGGCGACCGACCTGGCGCACGAAACTGCCAGCACCGCCGCCTTCGCCCGCGGCTTCTTTCTCTCCCGCGCGACGCTGCGCTGGTACATCGCCAATTACCTCGCCGGCGCCGACCCGACAGATCCAGAAGCCTCGCCGCTGCTCGCCCCCGACCTCGCCGGCCTCTGCCCCACCCTGCTGGTCACCGCCGACCACGACCCGCTGCGCGACGAAGGCCGCGCCTATGCGGCCCGTCTCAGCCAGGCCGGCAACGCGGTGACGTTCCACGAGTGGCCCGGCACCACCCACGGCTTCATGATCATGGCCGGGGTCACGCCGGCCGCGCGGGAGCTGATCGGGGTGATGGGGGCGTGGGCGAGGGAGATGTGGAGCTGA
- a CDS encoding ABC transporter ATP-binding protein — protein sequence MAPVTINKAGKHYGGFEALKGVSVDIADGEFVVLVGPSGCGKSTLLRMIAGLEEITSGEIGIGNRVVNDLPPKERDIAMVFQNYALYPHMTVAQNMGFSLKLKGVPKPEIKAKVDRAAQILGLEKLLDRQPRQLSGGQRQRVAMGRAIVRDPQVFLFDEPLSNLDAKLRVQMRSEIKELHQRLKTTTIYVTHDQVEAMTMADKIVVMRDGVIEQMGTPLDLYDRPLNTFVAGFIGSPSMNFINGSAADGGFKTTDGILLPAVNAPANAAIYGIRPEHLHLDPNGIEIEVVVLEPTGSETQVIGRLGTQSINGIFRERITAQPGSKIRVAPDLSVVHLFDKDGKRVN from the coding sequence ATGGCACCAGTAACTATCAACAAGGCCGGCAAGCACTATGGCGGCTTCGAAGCGCTGAAGGGCGTTTCGGTCGATATCGCCGACGGCGAGTTCGTCGTGCTCGTCGGCCCGTCGGGCTGTGGCAAGTCCACGCTGCTGCGCATGATCGCCGGCCTCGAGGAAATCACCTCGGGTGAGATCGGCATTGGCAACCGCGTGGTCAACGACCTGCCGCCCAAGGAACGCGACATCGCCATGGTGTTCCAGAACTACGCGCTCTACCCGCACATGACGGTGGCGCAGAACATGGGCTTCTCGCTGAAGCTCAAGGGCGTGCCCAAGCCGGAGATCAAGGCCAAGGTCGATCGCGCCGCGCAGATCCTCGGCCTCGAGAAGCTGCTCGACCGTCAGCCGCGCCAGCTCTCGGGCGGCCAGCGTCAGCGCGTCGCCATGGGCCGCGCCATCGTGCGTGATCCGCAGGTCTTCCTGTTCGACGAGCCGCTGTCGAACCTCGACGCCAAGCTCCGCGTGCAGATGCGTTCCGAAATCAAGGAACTGCACCAGCGGCTGAAGACCACCACCATCTACGTGACCCACGACCAGGTCGAAGCCATGACCATGGCCGACAAGATCGTGGTGATGCGCGATGGCGTCATCGAGCAGATGGGCACCCCGCTCGATCTCTACGATCGTCCGCTCAACACCTTCGTTGCCGGCTTCATCGGCTCGCCGTCGATGAACTTCATCAACGGCTCGGCTGCCGATGGCGGTTTCAAGACCACCGACGGCATCCTGCTGCCGGCCGTCAATGCCCCGGCCAATGCCGCCATCTACGGCATCCGCCCCGAGCACCTGCACCTCGACCCCAACGGCATCGAGATCGAAGTGGTGGTGCTCGAGCCGACCGGTTCCGAGACCCAGGTCATCGGCCGCCTCGGCACCCAGTCGATCAACGGCATCTTCCGCGAGCGCATCACCGCGCAGCCGGGCTCCAAGATCAGGGTGGCGCCGGACCTGTCCGTCGTCCACCTGTTCGACAAGGACGGCAAGCGCGTCAACTAA
- the phnE gene encoding phosphonate ABC transporter, permease protein PhnE: protein MSNVLAMDGAERARLKAEHAAVLHKPWWQRWALLIGLVVTVLYLGFCYAFFNVGPAFENGKWDRAALYLQDWYSWRAQPRLKFADGRVTATWSSRGQYPADAKIDWLTPHDDGSMTVTFGGDANRLEVTPTLVTAYVDGAAYPVTIGPDAVTAPADAPGAVRQDPSKVVVDYGFAGQAEIRGNQVYVQRRFLGWANFWFDTRSAYWGLNPLEVLQLMLSPERVDPARSNFDTAVKDFLGNGVWQHGDILSKLLQTLVMAFVGSLLATLFAFPLAFIAARNITRSRPVNWLMKRTFDFLRSIDMLIWALFFTRGFGPGPIPGIAAIFFTDAGALGKVYAEALENVDDRQREGVKSVGASESVVNRFGVVPQVLPVFISQSLYFWESNTRSATVIGAVGAGGIGLKLLEAMGTNSDWDKVAYMVLLILIVVFVFDNLSNALRSRLIGPRAH, encoded by the coding sequence ATGTCGAACGTGCTCGCAATGGATGGCGCCGAACGCGCGCGGCTGAAAGCGGAACACGCCGCGGTACTGCACAAGCCGTGGTGGCAGCGCTGGGCGCTGCTGATCGGTCTCGTGGTCACGGTGCTCTATCTCGGCTTCTGCTACGCGTTCTTCAATGTCGGTCCGGCGTTCGAGAACGGCAAATGGGACCGCGCAGCGCTGTACCTGCAGGATTGGTATTCGTGGCGGGCCCAGCCCCGGCTGAAATTCGCCGACGGCAGGGTGACGGCCACCTGGTCGAGCCGCGGACAATATCCGGCCGACGCGAAGATCGACTGGCTGACCCCGCATGACGACGGCTCGATGACGGTGACGTTCGGCGGCGACGCCAACCGGCTGGAGGTGACGCCGACGCTGGTCACCGCCTATGTCGACGGCGCGGCCTACCCGGTCACCATCGGCCCCGACGCGGTGACCGCGCCTGCCGATGCACCGGGCGCGGTGCGCCAGGACCCCAGCAAGGTGGTGGTCGACTACGGCTTTGCCGGGCAGGCGGAAATCCGCGGCAACCAGGTCTACGTGCAGCGCCGCTTCCTCGGCTGGGCCAACTTCTGGTTCGACACGCGCTCGGCCTATTGGGGGCTCAACCCGCTCGAAGTGCTGCAGCTGATGTTGAGCCCCGAGCGCGTCGACCCGGCCCGCTCGAACTTCGATACCGCGGTGAAGGATTTCCTCGGCAATGGGGTGTGGCAGCACGGCGATATCCTCTCCAAGCTGCTGCAGACGCTGGTGATGGCTTTTGTCGGGTCGCTCCTTGCGACGCTGTTCGCGTTCCCGCTGGCCTTCATCGCGGCGCGCAACATCACGCGGTCGCGGCCGGTGAACTGGCTGATGAAGCGGACGTTCGATTTCCTGCGCTCGATCGACATGCTGATCTGGGCGCTGTTCTTCACCCGTGGCTTCGGCCCGGGGCCGATCCCGGGAATCGCGGCGATCTTCTTCACCGACGCCGGGGCGCTGGGGAAGGTCTATGCCGAGGCGCTGGAGAATGTCGACGACCGGCAGCGCGAAGGCGTCAAATCCGTCGGCGCGTCGGAGAGCGTGGTCAACCGCTTCGGCGTGGTGCCGCAGGTGCTGCCGGTGTTCATCTCGCAGTCGCTCTACTTCTGGGAAAGCAACACCCGCTCGGCGACGGTCATCGGGGCGGTCGGCGCCGGCGGCATCGGATTGAAGCTGCTCGAGGCGATGGGCACCAATTCCGACTGGGACAAGGTGGCGTACATGGTGCTGCTGATCCTCATCGTGGTGTTCGTGTTCGACAACCTCTCCAATGCACTGCGGTCGCGGTTGATCGGGCCAAGAGCGCATTAG
- the phnE gene encoding phosphonate ABC transporter, permease protein PhnE → MADIAHQPAGGLSEATRTIYGHYRQQIRTRRVYSLIALGVFAIVLALSLNFANAANSGKFFERLPYLLDFLRSFVPNDPLEIFRAMFDLPSPYADGSMKYDFTSQRMYFTDTLYVPHFIYELVVTVNIAIVSTIIGGGLAFCLCFFAATNLVGAGAVRFVVRRIMEILRAFPEIVIAGLLTAILSIGPIAAIFAVSLHTIGALGKLFFEVVENADMKPDEGLRAVGATWLERVRYGMLPQVLPNFVSYTLLRTEINVRASTIIGAVGGGGIGEAFRLSIGNNHAAKTYAIIILLLVTIIAVDQFSGWLRRRLVGKQAFEFGRGAA, encoded by the coding sequence ATGGCGGATATCGCGCACCAGCCAGCCGGCGGCCTCAGCGAGGCGACGCGGACCATCTACGGTCACTATCGCCAGCAGATCCGCACCCGGCGCGTCTATTCCCTCATTGCGCTGGGGGTGTTTGCCATCGTGCTCGCCCTGTCGCTCAACTTCGCCAACGCGGCGAACTCGGGCAAGTTCTTCGAGCGGCTGCCCTACCTGTTGGATTTCCTTCGCAGCTTCGTGCCTAACGATCCGCTCGAGATCTTTCGAGCCATGTTCGACCTGCCGTCGCCCTATGCCGACGGCTCGATGAAGTACGATTTCACCTCGCAGCGGATGTATTTCACCGACACGCTCTACGTGCCGCATTTCATCTACGAGCTGGTCGTCACGGTGAACATCGCGATCGTTTCCACCATCATCGGCGGCGGGCTCGCCTTTTGCCTCTGCTTTTTCGCCGCCACCAACCTGGTCGGCGCCGGCGCCGTCCGCTTCGTGGTGCGGCGCATCATGGAAATCCTTCGCGCCTTCCCCGAGATCGTCATTGCGGGCCTGCTGACCGCCATCCTGTCGATCGGCCCGATTGCGGCGATCTTTGCGGTCTCGCTCCATACCATCGGCGCGCTCGGCAAACTGTTCTTCGAAGTGGTCGAGAATGCCGACATGAAGCCCGACGAGGGGCTGCGGGCGGTCGGCGCCACCTGGCTCGAGCGGGTGCGCTACGGCATGCTGCCGCAGGTGCTGCCGAATTTCGTCAGCTACACCCTGCTGCGCACCGAGATCAATGTGCGCGCCTCGACCATCATCGGCGCGGTGGGCGGCGGGGGTATCGGAGAGGCGTTCCGCCTGTCGATCGGCAACAACCACGCGGCCAAGACCTACGCCATCATCATCCTGCTGCTCGTCACCATCATCGCTGTCGATCAGTTCTCAGGCTGGCTGCGGCGCCGGCTGGTCGGCAAGCAGGCTTTCGAATTCGGACGGGGAGCGGCGTGA
- the phnD gene encoding phosphonate ABC transporter substrate-binding protein: MSAIRNVLVATLALTMTGTAFAQDISVLRIGLDGSENEADQIRKTECVAEGLKAATGVPEVQIFPSPDYNGVIQGLLGGTIDIAQMGASSYAAIVLQDPAAVDPILTTAGADGSTGYYSLLVARKDKGFTKLADLKGKKLGFADPDSTSGYLVPNVSLPADIGAPVAEFFGETGFGGGHENLVLGVLDGTWDAGTTFGSGVGDWAEGYTSGNLHTMVEKGILDTDDIVELWRSPQIPNGPLMVSNKLPEDLKAKIQAFFLELPTKDHACFVGFSGGENTAYVEVDPSFYDTIVAARKSVIGD, from the coding sequence ATGTCCGCGATCCGTAACGTCCTCGTGGCGACCCTCGCCCTCACCATGACCGGCACTGCCTTCGCGCAGGACATCTCGGTCCTCCGCATCGGCCTCGACGGCTCGGAGAACGAAGCCGACCAGATCCGCAAGACCGAATGCGTCGCCGAGGGCCTCAAGGCCGCGACCGGCGTGCCGGAAGTGCAGATCTTCCCGTCGCCCGACTATAACGGCGTCATCCAGGGCCTGCTCGGCGGCACCATCGACATCGCCCAGATGGGCGCCTCGTCCTATGCGGCCATCGTGCTGCAGGATCCGGCCGCGGTCGATCCGATCCTGACCACCGCCGGCGCCGACGGCTCCACCGGCTACTATTCGCTGCTGGTTGCCCGCAAGGACAAGGGCTTCACCAAGCTCGCCGACCTCAAGGGCAAGAAGCTCGGCTTCGCCGACCCGGATTCGACCTCGGGCTACCTGGTGCCGAACGTCTCGCTGCCCGCCGATATCGGCGCTCCGGTGGCCGAGTTCTTCGGCGAGACCGGCTTCGGCGGCGGCCATGAGAACCTGGTGCTCGGCGTGCTCGACGGCACCTGGGATGCCGGCACCACCTTCGGTTCGGGCGTCGGCGACTGGGCCGAGGGCTATACCTCCGGCAACCTCCACACCATGGTCGAGAAGGGCATTCTCGACACCGACGATATCGTCGAGCTGTGGCGCTCGCCGCAGATCCCGAACGGCCCGCTCATGGTCTCCAACAAGCTGCCGGAAGACCTCAAGGCGAAGATCCAGGCGTTCTTCCTCGAGCTGCCGACCAAGGACCATGCCTGCTTCGTCGGTTTCTCGGGCGGCGAGAACACCGCCTATGTCGAAGTCGATCCGTCCTTCTACGACACCATCGTGGCGGCGCGTAAATCCGTGATCGGCGACTGA
- the phnC gene encoding phosphonate ABC transporter ATP-binding protein: protein MLKISQVTRRFGAKLAVDNVNLEISAGQMVGVIGRSGAGKSTLLRMINRLIDVSEGSIAFDGAAVSSLRGQALRDWQRDCAMIFQQFNLVPRLDVITNVMLGRLNRRNTIMSLLQIFSEDEQLMALKALERLDIAQTASQWAQTLSGGQQQRVAIARALMQEPKVILADEPIASLDPRNAKIVMDSLQAINEEQGITVITNLHTLDTARAYCERIIGMSAGRVVFDGTPEQLTTEVARELYGADGLEEAFSEEMTSTSLEAIVPKKRKKKHADLPPGALEAPLASAGLPN from the coding sequence ATGCTGAAGATTTCTCAGGTTACACGTCGCTTCGGCGCCAAGCTGGCAGTCGACAACGTCAACCTCGAAATCTCCGCCGGGCAGATGGTCGGCGTCATCGGCCGCTCCGGCGCCGGCAAGTCGACGCTGCTGCGGATGATCAACCGGCTGATCGATGTCAGCGAAGGCAGCATTGCGTTCGACGGCGCCGCCGTATCGTCGCTGCGCGGCCAGGCGCTGCGGGACTGGCAGCGCGACTGCGCCATGATCTTCCAGCAGTTCAACCTGGTGCCGCGCCTCGACGTCATCACCAATGTGATGCTCGGCCGGCTCAACCGCCGCAACACCATCATGAGCCTGTTGCAGATCTTTTCCGAGGACGAGCAGCTGATGGCGCTCAAGGCGCTGGAGCGCCTCGATATCGCGCAGACCGCCAGCCAGTGGGCGCAGACCCTGTCGGGCGGCCAGCAGCAGCGCGTTGCCATTGCCCGGGCGCTGATGCAGGAGCCCAAGGTCATCCTCGCCGACGAGCCGATCGCCTCGCTCGACCCGCGCAACGCCAAGATCGTCATGGACTCGCTGCAGGCGATCAATGAGGAGCAGGGGATCACCGTAATCACCAATCTCCACACCCTCGACACGGCGCGTGCCTATTGCGAGCGGATCATCGGCATGTCGGCCGGTCGTGTGGTGTTCGACGGCACGCCCGAGCAACTGACCACCGAGGTGGCGCGTGAACTCTACGGCGCCGACGGCCTCGAAGAAGCCTTCTCGGAGGAGATGACCTCGACCAGCCTCGAGGCGATCGTCCCCAAGAAGAGAAAGAAGAAGCACGCCGATCTGCCGCCGGGCGCCCTCGAGGCCCCGCTCGCTTCGGCCGGCTTGCCCAACTGA
- a CDS encoding DapH/DapD/GlmU-related protein has translation MKLSETPVVHPTAEVHDSTLGRYTEVGANCHVHRSTLGDYSYLVDGTQVAYAEIGRFANIAANVRIYASKHPMQRASLHHFTYRSSWYFEGEADDAAFFEWRAENGIEIGHDTWIGHGAVIMPGVKVGHGAIVGSNAVVTKDVADFAIAVGVPAKPIRQRFPGPIADRLLALGWWDWSHDKLHQALPDFRALEIDAFLEKYE, from the coding sequence ATGAAGCTCTCGGAAACGCCGGTGGTGCACCCGACTGCCGAAGTGCACGACTCGACGCTCGGCCGCTACACCGAGGTCGGCGCCAACTGCCACGTGCACCGCTCGACGCTGGGGGACTATTCCTATCTCGTCGACGGCACGCAGGTGGCGTATGCAGAGATTGGCAGGTTCGCCAATATCGCGGCCAATGTGCGCATCTATGCCAGCAAGCATCCGATGCAGCGCGCGTCGCTGCATCACTTCACCTACCGCTCGAGCTGGTACTTCGAGGGCGAAGCGGATGACGCTGCGTTCTTCGAGTGGCGCGCCGAGAACGGCATCGAGATCGGCCACGACACCTGGATCGGCCATGGCGCGGTGATCATGCCGGGCGTCAAGGTCGGGCACGGCGCGATCGTCGGTTCGAACGCCGTGGTCACCAAGGATGTCGCTGACTTCGCCATCGCGGTGGGCGTGCCGGCCAAGCCGATCCGCCAGCGCTTCCCCGGCCCGATCGCCGACCGGCTGCTGGCGCTCGGCTGGTGGGACTGGAGCCACGACAAGCTCCATCAGGCCCTGCCGGATTTCCGCGCGCTCGAGATCGACGCCTTCCTCGAAAAGTACGAGTAG
- the phnL gene encoding phosphonate C-P lyase system protein PhnL encodes MTALLSVSDVAKSFTMHLRDGIVLPVVSGVGFEVNAGECVVLGGPSGAGKSSLLKMVYGNYGVDAGSISLIHHGQPVDLATASPRTVLDLRRDTIGYVSQFLRTVPRVTTLDVVAEPLVSRGTAREEATAKARELLARLNLPERLWSLPPATFSGGEQQRVNIARGFITEHPVLLLDEPTASLDATNRAVVVEMIAEKKRAGVALLGIFHDEEVRAQVADRIVDVTLFAARKAA; translated from the coding sequence ATGACCGCCCTGCTTTCAGTCTCAGACGTCGCCAAATCCTTCACCATGCACCTGCGCGACGGCATCGTGCTTCCGGTCGTTTCCGGCGTCGGGTTCGAAGTGAATGCCGGCGAGTGCGTGGTGCTTGGCGGGCCGTCAGGAGCGGGCAAATCGAGCCTGCTCAAGATGGTCTACGGCAATTACGGCGTCGATGCCGGCTCGATCTCGCTGATCCATCACGGCCAGCCGGTCGATCTGGCGACCGCCAGCCCCCGCACCGTGCTCGACCTGAGGCGCGATACCATCGGCTATGTCAGCCAGTTCCTCCGCACCGTGCCGCGCGTTACCACGCTCGACGTGGTGGCGGAGCCGCTGGTCAGCCGCGGTACGGCGCGCGAGGAGGCAACGGCGAAGGCGCGCGAGCTGCTGGCGCGGCTCAACCTGCCGGAGCGGCTGTGGTCGTTGCCGCCGGCGACCTTCTCGGGTGGCGAGCAGCAGCGGGTGAATATCGCCCGCGGCTTCATCACGGAGCACCCGGTGCTGCTGCTGGACGAGCCGACGGCCTCGCTCGATGCCACCAACCGCGCGGTAGTGGTGGAAATGATCGCCGAAAAGAAGCGGGCGGGTGTCGCGCTGCTCGGCATCTTCCACGACGAGGAGGTGCGCGCCCAGGTTGCCGACCGTATCGTCGATGTCACATTGTTCGCCGCGAGGAAGGCCGCATGA
- the phnK gene encoding phosphonate C-P lyase system protein PhnK, which produces MTEPLLRVRDLSKFYGSRMGCADVSFELWPGEVLAIVGESGSGKTTLLNCLSTRLEPSSGLAEYRMRDEVWRNLYDLSEAERRFLMRTDWGFVHQNPADGLRMTVSAGANVGERMMAVGDRHYGRIRSTVIEWLGRVEIAEDRVDDEPRAFSGGMRQRLQIARNLVTHPRLVFMDEPTGGLDVSVQARLLDLIRGLVADLGLSAIIVTHDLAVARLLSHRMMVMKDGHVIEQGLTDRVLDDPREPYTQLLVSSILQV; this is translated from the coding sequence ATGACCGAACCTCTCCTCCGCGTCCGCGACCTCAGCAAGTTCTACGGCAGCCGCATGGGCTGCGCCGATGTGTCGTTCGAGCTGTGGCCGGGCGAAGTGCTGGCCATTGTCGGGGAATCCGGCTCCGGCAAGACGACGCTGCTCAACTGTCTCTCGACCCGGCTGGAGCCGAGCTCCGGCCTCGCCGAATACCGGATGCGCGACGAGGTGTGGCGCAATCTCTACGATCTCAGCGAGGCCGAGCGGCGCTTCCTGATGCGGACCGACTGGGGTTTTGTGCACCAGAACCCGGCGGATGGCTTGCGGATGACGGTCTCGGCCGGCGCCAATGTCGGCGAGCGGATGATGGCGGTCGGCGACCGGCATTATGGCCGGATACGCTCGACGGTCATCGAATGGCTCGGTCGCGTCGAGATCGCCGAGGACCGGGTCGATGACGAACCGCGCGCCTTCTCCGGCGGCATGCGGCAGCGGTTGCAGATCGCCCGTAACCTCGTGACCCATCCGCGTCTCGTCTTCATGGACGAGCCGACCGGCGGGCTCGACGTCTCGGTGCAGGCGCGGCTGCTCGACCTGATCCGCGGGCTGGTCGCCGATCTCGGGCTCTCGGCCATCATCGTGACCCATGATCTGGCGGTGGCGCGGCTGCTGTCGCACCGGATGATGGTGATGAAGGATGGCCACGTGATCGAGCAGGGGCTCACCGACCGGGTGCTGGATGATCCCCGCGAGCCGTATACGCAGTTGCTCGTTTCTTCGATCTTGCAGGTGTGA